One Solidesulfovibrio fructosivorans JJ] DNA window includes the following coding sequences:
- a CDS encoding CoB--CoM heterodisulfide reductase iron-sulfur subunit B family protein — protein sequence MKYAFFPGCVLHAAAKEALVSTLAVAKRLGMELVEIPGWSCCGASHVQDVDPEAALLANARNLALAENMGLPVVTACSTCALMLRQARAKLLDGTMDKANERLAEIGLRFRGTSEVNHFLWILADTCDDWSSMVEKPLGNLRVAPFYGCHSVRPPEIMNYESHLNPQSLERIIRACGATPVAIPERLRCCGFHAVFPAEHTAMRMTASAVTSAAKAGAHCLLTPCPLCHMQLDMYQPDALSAACGEKPVPVLHLAQLVGQALGLGKKDMALGRHIVDPRPALRQAERAGRS from the coding sequence GTTCTCCATGCCGCGGCCAAGGAGGCGCTGGTCTCCACCCTGGCCGTGGCCAAGCGGCTCGGCATGGAACTGGTGGAAATTCCCGGCTGGTCCTGCTGCGGGGCCAGCCACGTGCAGGACGTCGATCCCGAAGCGGCGCTCCTGGCCAACGCCCGCAACCTGGCCCTGGCCGAAAACATGGGCCTGCCGGTCGTCACCGCCTGCAGCACATGCGCCCTGATGCTGCGCCAGGCCCGGGCCAAGCTGCTGGACGGAACCATGGACAAGGCCAACGAGCGCCTGGCCGAAATCGGCCTGCGTTTCCGGGGAACGTCGGAAGTGAACCACTTCCTGTGGATTCTGGCCGACACCTGCGACGATTGGTCGTCCATGGTCGAAAAACCCTTGGGCAACCTGCGCGTGGCCCCGTTTTACGGCTGCCATTCCGTGCGGCCGCCGGAAATCATGAACTACGAGAGCCACCTCAATCCCCAGAGCCTGGAGCGGATCATCCGCGCCTGCGGGGCCACTCCCGTGGCCATTCCGGAACGCCTGCGCTGTTGCGGTTTCCACGCCGTGTTCCCGGCCGAGCACACGGCCATGCGCATGACCGCTTCGGCCGTGACCAGCGCGGCCAAGGCCGGGGCGCATTGCCTGCTGACCCCCTGCCCGCTGTGCCACATGCAGCTCGACATGTACCAGCCGGACGCGCTCTCCGCCGCTTGCGGCGAAAAGCCCGTGCCGGTGCTGCATCTGGCCCAGCTTGTCGGGCAGGCCCTGGGGCTCGGGAAAAAGGACATGGCGCTGGGGAGGCATATCGTCGACCCCAGGCCGGCCTTGCGCCAGGCGGAACGCGCCGGCCGGTCATAA
- a CDS encoding DUF4238 domain-containing protein — protein sequence MAGKRQHFIPRFLLRGFISKETKKESFTYITRRNTPPIETNIKNVAVESKFYEYQDVSADDYITDNEYGYAKAIEYTRTNETLTKQYEASVASFIESLVVRTRYFRSIITSSTNHLIDRAKEDLLNDENLIRLISGMLADDTRLTKCIDDICKEHPEIDNNKIKQLCREKLKSEKHNLANFVFTGAKVVGPQLFSALKDKTLPEIKTAQIDVLSKSRSETERFRQYKTLNWQVKTYADSNLILGDIGPIAIVKNGDIVPPIFAKDILLIILPISSSKIIIGSSETQFIHLDSSEINMMSASLAVDFIISSHNSQILSKYSKIIGLKSERHYADMIDNIFQQNPLIR from the coding sequence ATGGCAGGAAAACGACAACATTTCATACCGAGGTTCTTGCTTAGGGGATTTATTTCGAAAGAAACAAAAAAAGAATCTTTTACCTATATTACCAGGCGAAACACCCCCCCAATTGAAACAAACATCAAGAATGTTGCCGTTGAAAGTAAGTTCTACGAATACCAAGATGTAAGCGCTGACGACTACATCACTGACAATGAATATGGTTATGCTAAAGCTATAGAATATACACGCACAAATGAAACATTGACAAAACAATACGAAGCGAGCGTTGCGTCTTTTATTGAATCCCTAGTAGTACGAACAAGATATTTTAGAAGCATAATTACATCTTCGACAAATCATTTAATAGACAGGGCAAAGGAAGATTTATTAAACGACGAAAATCTTATTAGGCTCATATCGGGGATGCTTGCTGACGACACTAGACTTACAAAATGCATTGATGATATTTGCAAAGAACATCCTGAAATTGACAACAACAAAATCAAACAATTGTGCAGGGAAAAGCTGAAGAGTGAAAAACATAACCTTGCGAATTTTGTATTCACAGGGGCCAAAGTCGTAGGGCCTCAGCTATTTTCGGCACTGAAAGACAAGACTCTTCCAGAAATAAAAACCGCACAAATTGACGTATTATCAAAATCAAGAAGCGAAACAGAGCGTTTTCGTCAATATAAAACTCTAAATTGGCAAGTCAAAACATACGCTGACAGCAACTTAATTTTGGGAGACATCGGACCAATTGCTATTGTAAAAAATGGAGACATTGTACCACCTATTTTCGCAAAAGATATTTTATTGATAATTTTACCAATTAGTTCATCTAAAATTATTATCGGGAGCTCTGAGACTCAATTTATACATCTTGATTCGTCCGAAATAAATATGATGTCCGCCAGTTTGGCCGTCGATTTTATTATTTCATCACACAACAGCCAAATCCTGTCTAAGTATTCAAAAATTATCGGACTAAAAAGCGAAAGACACTATGCGGATATGATCGATAACATTTTTCAACAAAACCCCTTAATACGTTAG
- a CDS encoding diguanylate cyclase → MPFVYRITSLSSLLLSALLLLLICTLGHAAVVDVKQGWQYRWGDSPFRADGEAIWAVEGGKSSDKWLDIVFPSNPPQRQGRENVWFRVMLPKGKWRDPVLYIYSVDLIVQVYLEGKKIYQYGKFDEHGRKKFFGWPWHMITLPQDCGGKTLYFRVFSNYMDIGLWGEIKLMERTELLHYIVNNSLQSLIIGSFSLVVALLALFFALVQTKKGTFWAIALYALSAGGMAIGDTQATLLLWYRPLFWDYVSAASYFLVPIASALLLEQWFDGGLRRMFRTIWVFFLCYFVLALGLSLQGLVMLSHTFPVFDMLFALSLPLCLVPFWWFKQMTLEQRSILVAYALLCLLLLLDMAVAHSVVPWGRIPVSWGSLFFIVTIIIISLRYYGRMQKELQALNRSLEEKVQARTRVLSLESEKKGVIGELITGLQQCINVEQARAVLRKELPRLWQPIPGCFYEVQVHGEAYHLSCCWGDYKMSEAQPIISWKQMMEHLEVQEEISWYFPVRIEHPRLGPQQVGAFMLRVDQNTWLQDSEFHHATLLSLARRAMDRINFTLTQLRLQQELRSYSYEDALTGLKNRRFFDDALEREIAQALKQQSDLSLIMLDIDYFKFFNDSYGHAAGDEALRFLAEQMNKTFRHTDIICRYGGEEFVILMPHAKASECHARVLELLQTIARSTIQYAGRDLGTITLSVGISSWPSFVENPQELLSHADRALYQAKERGRNRVVLYGE, encoded by the coding sequence ATGCCATTTGTCTACCGTATCACCTCTCTTTCATCACTTTTGCTCAGCGCTCTCCTGCTGTTATTGATTTGTACCCTTGGTCACGCCGCCGTGGTGGACGTGAAGCAGGGGTGGCAGTATCGCTGGGGAGACTCTCCATTTCGTGCCGATGGAGAGGCGATTTGGGCTGTGGAGGGTGGAAAATCCTCTGACAAGTGGCTGGATATCGTCTTTCCATCCAATCCTCCGCAACGACAAGGCAGAGAGAATGTCTGGTTCCGTGTCATGTTGCCCAAGGGAAAGTGGCGTGATCCTGTGCTCTATATCTACAGTGTGGACTTGATCGTACAAGTGTATCTCGAAGGAAAAAAGATCTATCAATACGGTAAATTTGATGAACATGGCCGTAAAAAATTTTTTGGATGGCCATGGCATATGATAACGCTGCCACAGGATTGCGGCGGCAAGACTCTCTATTTTCGTGTCTTTTCAAACTACATGGATATTGGTCTTTGGGGTGAGATTAAACTTATGGAGCGCACCGAACTGCTGCACTATATTGTTAATAACTCTCTTCAAAGCCTGATTATCGGCAGCTTTTCCTTGGTTGTTGCGCTGTTGGCCCTGTTCTTTGCTCTGGTGCAAACAAAAAAAGGGACGTTCTGGGCTATAGCTCTCTATGCCCTCTCCGCCGGGGGGATGGCTATTGGCGATACACAGGCGACTTTGCTCCTCTGGTATCGGCCACTGTTTTGGGATTATGTCTCGGCGGCGTCCTATTTTCTCGTCCCCATAGCGAGCGCCCTGTTGTTGGAACAATGGTTTGATGGTGGTCTGCGCAGAATGTTTCGCACGATCTGGGTCTTTTTTCTTTGTTATTTTGTGCTTGCCCTTGGCCTCTCCTTGCAAGGCCTGGTCATGCTTTCCCATACATTTCCTGTGTTTGACATGCTGTTTGCGCTTAGTTTGCCCCTCTGCCTTGTGCCGTTTTGGTGGTTTAAGCAGATGACTCTGGAGCAGCGGTCCATCCTGGTGGCCTATGCCCTTCTCTGTCTGTTGCTGTTGTTGGATATGGCTGTGGCCCATAGTGTAGTGCCGTGGGGGCGCATTCCCGTAAGCTGGGGGTCTCTGTTCTTTATTGTAACAATTATCATAATTTCATTGCGTTACTATGGAAGGATGCAAAAAGAACTGCAGGCCCTTAATCGCTCTTTAGAAGAAAAAGTTCAGGCACGCACACGTGTTTTGTCCTTAGAGAGTGAGAAGAAGGGGGTGATTGGTGAGCTTATAACAGGTCTTCAACAGTGTATTAATGTAGAGCAAGCGCGCGCTGTATTACGCAAGGAGCTGCCAAGACTTTGGCAACCGATTCCGGGATGCTTTTATGAGGTTCAGGTTCACGGCGAGGCGTATCATTTAAGCTGTTGTTGGGGAGACTATAAAATGAGCGAAGCCCAACCTATCATTTCTTGGAAACAAATGATGGAACATCTTGAGGTGCAAGAGGAAATTTCGTGGTATTTTCCAGTTAGGATCGAACATCCACGTTTGGGTCCCCAACAGGTTGGGGCGTTTATGTTGCGGGTAGACCAGAATACTTGGTTACAGGATTCGGAGTTTCACCATGCGACACTGCTGAGCTTGGCTCGCCGGGCTATGGATCGCATCAACTTCACGTTGACACAACTACGACTGCAACAAGAGCTTAGAAGCTATTCCTATGAGGATGCCCTTACTGGATTGAAAAACAGACGTTTTTTTGATGACGCTTTGGAACGGGAGATAGCCCAGGCATTAAAGCAACAGAGTGATCTTAGTTTGATTATGCTTGATATCGATTATTTTAAGTTTTTTAATGATTCCTATGGCCATGCCGCGGGCGATGAAGCGTTGCGCTTTTTAGCTGAACAGATGAACAAGACTTTCCGCCATACAGATATTATATGTCGCTATGGCGGCGAAGAGTTCGTCATTCTTATGCCTCATGCCAAGGCTTCGGAATGTCATGCTCGAGTCCTGGAACTGCTTCAAACTATAGCGCGGAGTACCATACAATACGCAGGGCGGGATTTGGGGACTATAACTCTTTCCGTTGGTATTTCCAGCTGGCCCAGTTTCGTGGAGAATCCGCAAGAGCTCTTGTCCCATGCGGATAGAGCCCTGTATCAGGCTAAGGAACGAGGGCGCAACAGGGTGGTGCTCTATGGAGAGTAA
- a CDS encoding methyl-accepting chemotaxis protein, translating into MRCSIKIKLICGVIAIIIIPFLCILGITAYDIVVLSYDNYISDSKRDLAETNTAIQLFLHEAKANMDHLASYPELRGIDAGLTDFLSVTGKVATLPRADDALGRQLRERCLLMQKSHPNYRKVYLGSRFGGFISSSDAPRAAYDPRGRAWYKAAAAAPDTAVLSAPFRSTDGRASISAARAFSDASGHILGVVSADISLSVITDMVADIRPGKTGFVIVATRNGTIIADTEQPQHSLKKLTELGDASLESLFSGPAGKVEVDLGGETYVANVFDAPETGWRFVSCIAKRELMRPARATVTTIAWVALASLMLVVGGIWLFMDRSVIRPLSRVGEFLQAVSAGRYEARLQPPRFKDEIAAMYAALGAMAQRLGETMASVRAKSREAEEKALACQAATDKAEEASRQAERAKAEGMLVAANRLEAVVSVVSSAARTLSDHIGQASDGAEVQARRVEETASAMEEMNATVFEVAKSAAAAADISAQAREKAEEGAATIGQVAASMEQVKADASKARERMTRLGRQAEDIGRVLGIISDIADQTNLLALNAAIEAARAGEAGRGFAVVADEVRKLAEKTMHATKEVDKAIRDIQDGTRHSSQAVDHDAATIDKTVALAEESRRILSRIKALADSTADQVHAIATAAEQQSATSEAINQSIGDISAISSTTTDAMRQSGDVVASVAGQVEELSALIGELQHSGEAGPKAVAG; encoded by the coding sequence ATGCGATGCTCCATCAAAATCAAACTGATCTGCGGCGTCATCGCCATCATCATCATTCCTTTTTTGTGCATCTTGGGCATTACCGCCTATGATATCGTCGTCCTTTCCTATGACAACTACATTTCCGATTCCAAAAGGGATCTTGCCGAAACGAATACGGCCATCCAGCTGTTTTTACACGAGGCAAAGGCCAATATGGACCATCTGGCCTCGTACCCGGAGCTGCGCGGCATCGATGCCGGCCTGACCGATTTCCTGTCCGTCACGGGCAAGGTCGCCACCCTGCCGCGCGCGGACGACGCCCTGGGTCGACAATTGCGGGAGCGCTGCCTCCTTATGCAAAAGTCCCATCCCAACTACCGCAAGGTCTATCTGGGCAGCCGGTTCGGCGGCTTCATCAGCAGTTCGGACGCCCCTCGCGCCGCCTACGATCCGCGCGGGCGCGCCTGGTACAAGGCCGCGGCAGCAGCGCCGGACACGGCCGTCCTGTCCGCACCCTTCCGCTCCACCGACGGGCGGGCCTCCATCAGCGCGGCCCGGGCCTTTTCCGACGCCTCCGGCCATATCCTTGGCGTGGTCTCGGCCGATATCTCCCTTTCCGTCATCACCGATATGGTGGCGGATATCCGTCCGGGCAAAACCGGCTTCGTCATCGTGGCCACCCGAAACGGCACCATCATCGCCGATACCGAGCAGCCGCAACACAGCCTCAAAAAACTTACGGAACTTGGGGACGCCTCCCTGGAATCGCTTTTCTCGGGTCCGGCGGGCAAGGTCGAGGTCGACCTCGGCGGCGAAACCTATGTGGCCAATGTCTTCGACGCGCCGGAGACCGGCTGGCGCTTCGTCAGTTGCATCGCCAAACGGGAGCTTATGCGGCCGGCACGCGCGACCGTGACGACCATCGCCTGGGTGGCGCTGGCCAGCTTGATGCTGGTCGTCGGCGGCATCTGGCTCTTCATGGACCGGTCGGTGATTCGCCCCTTGTCGCGGGTTGGGGAATTTTTGCAGGCCGTCAGTGCGGGCCGGTACGAAGCACGCCTGCAACCACCGCGCTTCAAGGACGAGATCGCGGCCATGTACGCCGCGCTGGGCGCCATGGCGCAACGCCTGGGCGAAACCATGGCCAGCGTGCGGGCCAAAAGCCGTGAAGCCGAGGAAAAGGCCCTGGCCTGCCAAGCCGCCACGGACAAGGCCGAAGAAGCCTCGCGCCAAGCCGAACGGGCCAAGGCCGAGGGCATGCTGGTGGCCGCCAACCGCCTGGAAGCGGTAGTCTCGGTGGTGTCTTCGGCCGCTCGGACATTGTCGGACCACATCGGGCAGGCGTCCGACGGCGCAGAGGTCCAGGCCCGGCGCGTGGAGGAAACCGCCTCGGCCATGGAGGAAATGAACGCCACGGTGTTCGAGGTGGCCAAAAGCGCCGCGGCCGCGGCCGACATTTCCGCCCAGGCCCGGGAGAAGGCCGAGGAAGGCGCGGCCACCATCGGCCAGGTGGCGGCGTCCATGGAACAGGTCAAGGCCGACGCCTCCAAGGCCCGCGAACGCATGACACGGCTCGGCCGGCAGGCGGAAGACATCGGGCGCGTGCTTGGCATCATCTCCGACATCGCGGACCAGACCAACCTGCTCGCGCTCAACGCGGCCATCGAAGCGGCCCGGGCCGGCGAGGCCGGCCGGGGATTCGCCGTGGTCGCCGACGAAGTCAGAAAGCTGGCCGAAAAAACCATGCATGCCACCAAGGAAGTGGACAAGGCGATCCGCGATATCCAGGACGGCACGCGCCACAGCAGCCAGGCCGTGGACCATGATGCCGCGACCATCGACAAGACCGTCGCCCTGGCCGAGGAATCCCGCCGGATTTTGAGCCGGATCAAAGCGCTGGCGGATTCCACGGCGGACCAGGTCCATGCCATCGCCACGGCCGCCGAGCAACAATCGGCCACAAGCGAGGCCATCAACCAAAGCATCGGGGACATCAGCGCCATCTCGTCGACCACCACCGACGCCATGCGCCAATCGGGCGATGTGGTCGCCTCGGTTGCCGGGCAAGTCGAGGAGCTGTCCGCCCTGATCGGGGAACTGCAACACAGCGGGGAAGCCGGCCCCAAGGCAGTCGCCGGGTAG